The window GGCGGAGCGCGTCGATCTGTGCCGCCTCCTCGGTCAGCCTCTGGCGCTGGCGCTCCAGAAGGGCGACCGGGTCGAAGTCGGGCGCGTCGAGCGCGGCGCCGATCTCCGCCAGAGGCGTCCCGAGGGCGCGGAGCGAGCAGATCTGCTGCACGCGCTCGATCTCCCTCGCACCGACGCCGGGCACCGCCGCTACGGCGCGAGG is drawn from Rubricoccus marinus and contains these coding sequences:
- a CDS encoding MerR family DNA-binding protein; the encoded protein is MPGVGAREIERVQQICSLRALGTPLAEIGAALDAPDFDPVALLERQRQRLTEEAAQIDALR